In a genomic window of Coprococcus eutactus:
- a CDS encoding response regulator transcription factor, whose protein sequence is MENTVENMNENESIKVLVVDDEQDIRTLLNIYLKRLGYEVVEAADGVEAVETVRANSDIDLIVMDIMMPKLSGTEACEQIREFSSVPVLFLTAKTKEPDQNEAYVVGGDDFLPKPFTQNDFNRKVNALIRRYRVYRGKSEVDAKNITVGNISIDSFKRIVTKNGEIVKLTDKEYALLFFLVEHRGKPWSLEALYENIWQEKYLPSSSNTVMVHILRLRQKIEDNSAQPEIIRTIYGKGYQVD, encoded by the coding sequence ATGGAAAATACAGTAGAAAATATGAATGAGAACGAATCAATAAAGGTTCTCGTGGTGGATGATGAGCAGGATATAAGGACTTTGCTCAACATATATCTGAAGAGACTCGGATATGAGGTCGTTGAGGCGGCAGACGGAGTTGAGGCGGTGGAGACAGTCAGAGCCAACAGTGATATAGATCTCATAGTCATGGACATCATGATGCCAAAGCTGTCTGGAACTGAGGCGTGTGAGCAGATAAGGGAGTTCTCTTCCGTGCCGGTACTGTTCCTCACAGCAAAGACAAAGGAACCGGATCAAAATGAGGCGTATGTTGTGGGCGGAGATGATTTTCTACCAAAGCCATTTACCCAGAATGATTTCAACAGAAAGGTAAATGCCCTTATAAGGAGATACAGAGTGTACCGTGGCAAGTCAGAGGTCGACGCCAAGAATATAACAGTGGGCAACATAAGCATAGATTCATTTAAGCGTATAGTGACTAAGAATGGTGAGATCGTAAAACTCACCGACAAGGAGTATGCGCTCCTGTTCTTCCTTGTTGAGCACAGGGGTAAGCCATGGTCACTGGAGGCACTGTACGAGAATATATGGCAGGAGAAGTATCTTCCATCATCATCCAACACGGTCATGGTGCACATATTGAGACTTAGACAGAAGATAGAGGATAATTCCGCACAGCCAGAGATCATAAGAACCATATATGGAAAGGGATATCAGGTAGACTGA
- a CDS encoding 2-hydroxyacid dehydrogenase, whose amino-acid sequence MNILFYDTKKYDRDSFDAIKGGYPQLCIDYVEADLSVRTARLARGYEAICAFVSSDVSAAVVNALSEVGVKLILMRCAGFNNVDLDATEKCGMTVLRVPGYSPEAVAEHAMALAMAVNRKLHKSYIKVRENNFSLVGLTGMNFHGKIAGIVGTGKIGAAMARICHGFGMKVIAYDMYKNPELDFVTYVELQELFRVSDLISLHCPLTDDTYHLVNADTIAQMKDKVILVNTSRGALIKTEDLIAGIRSRKFFGVGLDVYEEETGNVFENREDDILETSITARLLSFPNVIVTSHQGFLTEEALEAISRTTLDNAVNFEAGNIDKANLVVL is encoded by the coding sequence ATGAATATTTTATTTTACGATACAAAAAAGTATGACAGAGATTCATTTGATGCCATAAAAGGTGGATACCCACAGCTTTGCATAGATTATGTGGAGGCAGATCTCTCGGTGAGAACAGCAAGACTGGCAAGAGGATATGAGGCTATATGCGCATTTGTGAGCTCGGATGTGAGCGCAGCTGTTGTAAATGCGCTGAGCGAGGTCGGCGTAAAACTCATACTCATGAGATGTGCAGGATTCAACAATGTAGATCTTGACGCCACAGAAAAATGTGGCATGACGGTGCTCAGAGTTCCCGGTTATTCACCTGAGGCAGTTGCTGAGCATGCCATGGCGCTGGCAATGGCAGTGAACAGAAAGCTGCACAAGAGCTATATAAAGGTTCGCGAGAACAATTTCAGTCTTGTTGGACTTACGGGGATGAATTTTCACGGTAAGATAGCGGGAATAGTTGGAACTGGCAAGATAGGAGCAGCCATGGCGAGGATATGTCATGGATTTGGGATGAAAGTCATAGCTTATGATATGTATAAAAACCCGGAGCTGGACTTTGTGACGTATGTGGAGCTTCAGGAACTTTTTAGAGTATCCGATCTCATATCCTTGCACTGTCCACTCACAGATGACACATATCATCTGGTGAATGCAGACACCATAGCTCAGATGAAGGATAAGGTGATATTGGTGAACACATCTAGAGGGGCGTTGATCAAAACTGAGGATTTGATAGCAGGCATAAGAAGTAGAAAATTTTTCGGCGTGGGACTTGATGTGTACGAGGAAGAGACAGGAAATGTATTTGAGAACCGGGAAGATGATATCCTGGAGACATCCATAACAGCAAGGCTTCTCTCTTTCCCAAATGTAATAGTGACTTCACACCAGGGCTTCCTGACGGAGGAGGCGTTGGAGGCGATAAGCAGGACAACCCTCGACAATGCGGTTAACTTTGAAGCAGGCAATATAGACAAGGCAAATCTCGTTGTGTTATGA
- a CDS encoding AzlC family ABC transporter permease: MEFRKGLKDGIPIALGYFAVSFSFGLLAVKGGLTSFQAVIISLTNVTSAGQFAGLKIILAGGTLVEMILTQFIINLRYSLMSLSLSQKLGEAVGIKERLVIAFANTDEIFAVAMGHVKELTFGYMIGLQLLPIVGWTGGTLFGAIASGLLPKSISSALSLALYGMFVAIVMPVARKSRPVAIVALVAAAISCVLYYVPIFKFISTGIAIIISTVAASVIGAIFFPVGTAEKKEVQ; encoded by the coding sequence ATGGAATTTAGAAAAGGATTAAAGGATGGAATACCGATAGCATTGGGGTATTTCGCGGTAAGTTTTAGTTTTGGCCTGCTGGCGGTGAAAGGAGGACTCACAAGTTTTCAGGCGGTCATCATAAGCCTGACAAATGTAACCAGTGCGGGACAGTTTGCCGGACTCAAGATCATTCTTGCAGGGGGAACGCTGGTTGAGATGATACTCACACAGTTCATAATCAATCTGAGATATTCCCTTATGAGTCTGTCACTCTCGCAGAAGCTTGGAGAGGCAGTGGGCATCAAGGAGAGGCTTGTGATCGCATTTGCAAATACTGACGAGATATTTGCGGTTGCCATGGGACATGTGAAGGAATTGACATTTGGCTATATGATAGGACTTCAGCTGCTGCCGATAGTCGGCTGGACAGGCGGAACCCTGTTCGGTGCGATTGCCTCAGGACTTCTTCCAAAGTCAATCAGCAGCGCACTCAGTCTGGCGCTCTACGGAATGTTCGTCGCCATAGTCATGCCGGTTGCCAGGAAGTCCAGACCGGTTGCCATAGTGGCACTTGTGGCTGCTGCCATATCATGCGTGTTGTATTACGTTCCGATATTCAAGTTTATATCGACTGGAATTGCCATAATCATAAGCACGGTGGCAGCCTCTGTGATAGGGGCTATATTCTTCCCTGTGGGAACTGCTGAGAAAAAGGAGGTGCAGTGA
- a CDS encoding tetratricopeptide repeat protein: MNINEIFGRLDKLFAENRISEVERYLTQALSEAEYDGDRETMQAIYNELISFHRSTGEYDKALYFCRQVIRLAEKMEIDDTVPYGTTLMNVANTNRAAGNLLEALAYFRQVRDIYQGQVSPYDILMATYYNNVAMLYQDLGDFDKAVDSFEQALVIIERHDKAGNEIATIYVSLGESLLRAGRLDEAKDRLAEAVRRYQLMGERGYHYSAALSAMAETFYRQGDLVQALKYYELAAEEIYGIYGDNDTYRVIMGNIETVKSQLMN, encoded by the coding sequence ATGAACATCAATGAAATATTTGGCAGACTGGACAAGCTGTTTGCAGAAAACAGAATATCTGAGGTTGAGCGTTATCTGACGCAGGCACTGAGCGAGGCTGAGTATGACGGAGATCGTGAAACCATGCAGGCCATATACAATGAACTTATCAGCTTTCACCGGTCTACAGGGGAGTATGACAAAGCACTCTATTTCTGTAGACAGGTGATAAGGCTGGCGGAGAAGATGGAGATAGACGATACTGTGCCATACGGAACAACGCTGATGAATGTGGCAAATACCAACAGAGCCGCTGGAAATCTTCTGGAGGCACTGGCCTATTTCAGGCAGGTCAGAGATATATACCAGGGACAGGTGAGTCCTTATGATATACTGATGGCAACATATTACAACAATGTTGCCATGCTCTATCAGGATCTGGGGGATTTTGACAAGGCTGTTGATTCATTTGAACAGGCACTTGTCATCATAGAGAGACATGATAAGGCGGGAAACGAGATAGCTACAATCTATGTGAGCCTCGGTGAGAGTCTTCTCAGGGCGGGCAGGCTGGATGAGGCGAAGGACAGACTTGCTGAGGCAGTCAGGCGATATCAGCTTATGGGGGAGCGCGGATATCACTACAGTGCGGCGCTGTCAGCTATGGCGGAGACTTTTTACAGACAGGGAGATCTTGTACAGGCGCTCAAGTACTACGAGCTGGCGGCGGAGGAGATATACGGGATCTATGGTGACAATGATACATACAGAGTCATAATGGGAAACATAGAGACAGTAAAATCACAGCTTATGAATTGA
- a CDS encoding TrkH family potassium uptake protein, translated as MNNSMIIYILGQVVRLEGILMIIPCITSLIYQEHEGFAFLVVILACVIVGTLMTIRKPSNQTIYLKEGCIATAFSWVLLSIFGCMPFVISGEIPSFTNALFETVSGLTTTGASILSDVEAMSHGMMFWRCFTHWIGGMGVLVFLLAIIPMNSASGSNMNLMKAESPGPSVGKLVPRLKHTARILYAIYFAMTLLEVVLLLFGRMGLFDAFCTAFGTAGTGGFGIKNDSFTSFSPYIQWVVTIFMMLFGVNFNFYYYILYRNVRKALSMEEVRTYFLIILGAIGIIFVNLMQTMSNAWDALRHASFQVASIITTTGYASADFDQWTQTCKTVLVILMFIGACAGSTGGGMKVSRLIIMFKTVVKELGSYFHPKNIKKIKMDGKPVEHEVVRAVNVYFITLMGIFTISVFLVSFEGRDLVTNFTAVAACLNNIGPGLSQVGPTQNFGMLTGFSKYVLMFDMLAGRLELFPLLLIFNPGVYRDMIMGAVRYVKRKIAARRVS; from the coding sequence ATGAATAATTCCATGATCATATACATACTCGGGCAGGTCGTGAGACTCGAGGGAATATTGATGATCATACCATGTATCACGTCTCTTATATATCAGGAGCATGAAGGGTTTGCCTTTCTTGTGGTCATCCTTGCCTGTGTGATAGTGGGTACACTTATGACTATAAGAAAACCATCGAATCAGACTATATATCTGAAAGAGGGGTGCATAGCTACGGCATTTAGCTGGGTACTGCTCAGTATATTTGGCTGTATGCCATTTGTAATATCTGGGGAGATCCCATCATTTACAAATGCACTTTTTGAGACGGTGTCTGGACTTACAACCACAGGAGCAAGTATCCTGAGCGATGTTGAGGCGATGTCCCACGGAATGATGTTCTGGAGATGCTTTACGCATTGGATAGGTGGAATGGGAGTCCTGGTATTCCTGTTGGCAATCATTCCTATGAACAGCGCATCAGGATCAAATATGAATCTTATGAAAGCGGAGAGCCCTGGCCCATCGGTGGGTAAGCTCGTGCCAAGACTTAAGCACACTGCGCGCATACTCTACGCAATATATTTTGCTATGACGCTTCTTGAGGTGGTTCTTTTACTGTTTGGACGAATGGGCCTGTTTGATGCATTCTGTACAGCTTTTGGAACGGCTGGAACCGGTGGCTTTGGTATCAAGAACGACAGTTTTACAAGTTTCTCGCCTTACATACAGTGGGTAGTAACAATATTCATGATGCTGTTTGGCGTGAATTTTAACTTCTATTATTATATACTATATAGAAATGTTAGAAAGGCTCTGTCCATGGAGGAGGTAAGAACATACTTCCTGATAATCCTTGGAGCTATCGGAATAATATTTGTCAACCTTATGCAGACCATGTCAAATGCCTGGGATGCGCTGAGACATGCATCGTTTCAGGTTGCATCTATCATAACCACAACGGGATATGCATCAGCAGACTTTGATCAGTGGACGCAGACATGTAAGACTGTGCTCGTGATACTGATGTTTATCGGTGCCTGCGCGGGAAGCACGGGCGGTGGTATGAAGGTGTCCCGACTGATAATCATGTTCAAGACGGTGGTAAAGGAACTTGGTTCGTATTTTCATCCTAAGAATATCAAGAAGATAAAGATGGATGGAAAACCGGTGGAGCACGAGGTCGTGAGGGCTGTAAACGTGTACTTTATAACACTTATGGGTATATTTACTATATCTGTTTTTCTGGTGTCATTTGAGGGAAGAGATCTGGTGACGAACTTTACAGCTGTGGCAGCCTGTCTCAACAACATAGGTCCGGGTCTTTCACAGGTTGGACCAACACAGAACTTTGGGATGTTGACGGGATTTAGCAAATATGTATTGATGTTTGACATGCTTGCGGGAAGACTTGAACTTTTCCCACTGCTGCTCATATTCAATCCGGGAGTATACAGGGATATGATAATGGGAGCAGTCAGATATGTTAAACGTAAAATTGCAGCGCGGAGAGTGAGTTAG
- a CDS encoding AAA family ATPase, producing MNYNGKVLDVIEEVKKVVVGKDICVAKIMASIIAGGNILMDDVPGVGKTTMALAFANAMGLENKRMQFTPDVLPGDITGFTMYDKATNKFVYRPGAVMCNLFLADEINRTSPKTQSALLEVMEEGHVTVDGVTYPVPEPFIVIATENPIGSAGTQLLPDSQLDRFMVCLKLGYPSIENELDIVKGRTSANGFEEIHPVIGAAELRMIREEVTQVKVSDEVYTYIGQLVTETRDNPSLELGVSPRGTIALTKMAKSWAYISGRDFVIPEDVQMVWKDVVRHRIILNAKARVNHITPEAVLKDIMEHVYKPTVRRRNSPKR from the coding sequence ATGAATTACAATGGTAAGGTGCTTGACGTTATAGAGGAAGTAAAGAAGGTCGTTGTTGGAAAGGACATATGTGTTGCCAAGATAATGGCATCTATAATCGCTGGTGGAAATATACTCATGGATGATGTTCCGGGAGTTGGAAAGACGACCATGGCTCTGGCATTTGCAAATGCAATGGGGCTTGAGAACAAGAGAATGCAGTTTACACCGGACGTATTACCGGGGGATATAACAGGATTTACGATGTACGACAAGGCAACGAACAAATTTGTGTATAGACCGGGTGCTGTGATGTGCAATCTCTTCCTCGCAGATGAGATCAACAGAACATCACCTAAGACACAGTCGGCACTTCTGGAAGTTATGGAGGAAGGGCATGTGACAGTGGATGGTGTCACGTATCCTGTTCCTGAACCGTTCATAGTTATAGCAACGGAAAATCCGATAGGAAGCGCCGGAACTCAGCTCCTTCCGGATTCCCAGCTGGACAGATTCATGGTGTGCTTAAAGCTTGGTTATCCATCCATAGAGAACGAACTGGATATAGTCAAGGGAAGGACATCAGCCAATGGATTTGAGGAGATCCATCCGGTGATCGGTGCGGCAGAGCTTCGCATGATCAGAGAGGAAGTCACACAGGTGAAGGTCAGCGATGAGGTGTACACATATATAGGCCAGCTAGTAACGGAGACCAGGGACAACCCTAGCCTTGAACTGGGAGTCAGTCCAAGAGGAACAATCGCCCTCACGAAGATGGCGAAGAGCTGGGCATATATAAGCGGAAGAGATTTTGTCATACCTGAGGATGTTCAGATGGTATGGAAGGATGTTGTGCGGCACAGGATCATTTTGAATGCCAAGGCGAGGGTAAACCATATTACCCCGGAGGCTGTGCTCAAGGACATCATGGAGCATGTGTATAAGCCAACTGTGAGACGAAGAAACAGTCCAAAAAGATAG
- a CDS encoding transglutaminase-like domain-containing protein, producing MKIILGLAVWMLSSGIAYLVGDIAFSSDIYKYMEPTNLMMLCVIGGLVIAAVYSCWYLLRKEKRLTDILVPVCTLLVWGLARRKMLYTGGRGMIYSIAYEIKMAYGVRTGAVDLDYISVGAMYEFILFVTAVAMFFAAYMIFRCSSILIGVGLAFLFMAAGAMLDVHVSPAGIVLTVLSLIVARYVLMRNGQPLSIKWNVVVPLISLAACIITAMLVYSAAYERGVKFQGVLVEMVENVEYFFSGDSGKGYSTYYKVDGSEVKPTDEVVDEITRNEKPDGNLYVKARSYVVYDNGTWRNRDIGYSPDSEILIKYDSDTFSGYGKAIKELTKNAGTDDSAVVDKVVEYIRQHMSYTISPKPFASDVDPVLYALYTGHEGYCVHYASAAAIGLRTMEIPTKYNTGYVVPSSAWTRQADGTYHAYILEKYSHAWIEAYERDAENWVIVDATPLGNRADTLGIPDEPDNSGSQNGQDKDDDQSGGDTELTTENITTEITTEITTKASEESTDDDGEDAADVTTEKHASSVSEDTTENNSGNSGTGDNGGNGQNQAGGGGSGDANGLSELFDSRTFKIAASVISVAMLLMASVMLRRRVLVTRRRRKLVGRDRIAAVHEMSAAMWDMLTFARLTDGVGSDDSEYADIVTERVKIVGGDEFRTFVACVQAAVYGQIVPDDEQLKMARKLYNKIRAYTYWSLNFKERLVWKYVKCYDCGGRRRKR from the coding sequence TTGAAGATTATATTGGGCCTGGCGGTGTGGATGCTTTCATCAGGAATTGCGTATCTGGTGGGGGATATAGCATTTAGCTCAGATATATATAAATATATGGAACCGACCAATCTTATGATGTTATGTGTGATCGGAGGATTGGTCATAGCGGCTGTGTACAGCTGCTGGTATCTACTTAGAAAAGAAAAAAGACTTACAGACATACTTGTTCCGGTGTGTACGCTTCTGGTATGGGGACTTGCCCGAAGAAAGATGCTTTACACCGGCGGAAGAGGTATGATATATAGCATTGCTTACGAGATAAAAATGGCATATGGAGTCAGGACAGGAGCTGTGGATCTCGACTACATAAGTGTAGGTGCGATGTACGAGTTTATTCTGTTTGTCACGGCTGTAGCCATGTTTTTTGCCGCATATATGATATTTAGGTGCAGCAGTATATTGATAGGCGTCGGGCTTGCATTTCTGTTCATGGCGGCAGGAGCCATGTTGGACGTACATGTGAGTCCGGCTGGAATCGTACTCACGGTTCTGTCACTCATAGTTGCAAGATATGTACTCATGAGAAATGGTCAGCCGTTATCAATAAAATGGAATGTTGTGGTTCCGCTTATCTCCCTTGCAGCCTGCATTATAACGGCCATGCTGGTATACTCAGCCGCGTATGAGCGTGGCGTAAAATTTCAAGGTGTGCTTGTGGAGATGGTTGAAAATGTGGAATATTTCTTTTCTGGGGACTCTGGAAAAGGTTACTCAACATATTATAAGGTTGACGGCTCTGAGGTGAAACCGACTGATGAGGTTGTGGACGAGATAACGAGAAATGAGAAGCCAGATGGCAATCTATACGTGAAAGCCAGAAGTTATGTCGTATACGACAATGGTACATGGAGAAACAGGGATATAGGATACAGCCCGGACAGCGAGATACTGATCAAGTACGACAGTGATACATTCAGTGGATACGGAAAGGCGATAAAGGAACTTACTAAGAATGCAGGAACAGATGATAGTGCCGTTGTGGATAAGGTGGTCGAGTATATAAGACAGCATATGTCTTATACGATATCGCCAAAGCCTTTTGCATCGGACGTGGATCCGGTTCTGTATGCGCTATACACTGGCCATGAGGGGTATTGTGTGCATTACGCCTCTGCGGCTGCGATAGGTCTTAGAACCATGGAAATACCGACAAAATACAATACAGGTTATGTGGTGCCTTCATCGGCGTGGACGAGGCAGGCGGATGGAACATATCATGCATATATACTTGAAAAGTACAGCCATGCGTGGATCGAGGCATATGAGAGGGATGCTGAGAACTGGGTGATAGTTGATGCCACCCCGCTTGGCAACAGGGCAGATACCCTTGGTATCCCGGATGAACCGGACAACTCAGGATCACAGAATGGTCAGGACAAGGATGATGATCAAAGCGGCGGAGACACTGAGCTCACCACGGAGAATATAACAACAGAGATAACAACAGAGATCACGACAAAAGCTTCGGAGGAGAGCACGGATGATGATGGAGAAGATGCCGCTGATGTGACTACGGAAAAACATGCATCCTCAGTGAGTGAGGATACAACTGAGAACAATTCTGGAAACAGTGGCACAGGTGATAATGGTGGAAATGGACAGAACCAGGCCGGAGGTGGTGGCTCCGGTGATGCAAATGGCCTGTCGGAGCTGTTTGACAGCAGAACGTTTAAGATAGCAGCGTCAGTCATATCGGTGGCGATGCTCCTTATGGCTTCGGTCATGCTGAGAAGACGTGTGCTCGTTACGCGGCGTAGGCGCAAGCTTGTTGGAAGAGACCGTATAGCTGCCGTGCATGAGATGTCGGCTGCCATGTGGGATATGCTCACATTTGCCAGACTAACGGATGGTGTAGGCTCAGATGACAGCGAATATGCGGATATTGTGACTGAACGGGTGAAGATTGTAGGCGGAGATGAGTTCAGGACATTTGTGGCTTGCGTTCAGGCTGCTGTGTACGGACAGATCGTACCGGATGACGAGCAGTTAAAGATGGCAAGAAAGCTTTATAATAAGATAAGGGCATACACGTACTGGAGTCTGAACTTTAAGGAGAGGCTTGTGTGGAAGTATGTGAAGTGCTACGACTGTGGGGGACGCAGACGAAAGAGATAA
- a CDS encoding HAMP domain-containing sensor histidine kinase encodes MNKTFRRTLKVKMFIVVVLGLLTAVISFFAGMLALDRYVANVYMSDANVQQRSMQQIQSFAAYVNSHSMKASDSRALRAWQGKHKNVYILIYNNDDIVFDSQWMIEKRGAYKYVITNSVTGEMVILIQDNQGTIRKIRRQNNGNSTTTNKNSGVTKKQSNATNGASGGTAVMEKPETSEYAEDTGGQEADYDFYPVLFRDGVFDVCIVDYSDDTLKEVGRVAIFVLCSMLFIGIIIYYFGREIRRLRKLTNQVMDIKNVDINGPITIKGQDEICLLAENIDTMRATIIEQLSREKEAWQANSDLVTAMAHDIRTPLTVMAGYLELMKNKEYSSQEELDEYIRISSEKAEQLRMMSDKMFRYFYVYSKSSDELNMETFQAGPFLNQMLGEYMVLLGENGYQFNVDISDREAEISVDVQGMKRITDNVFTNIRKYSDKTKPIDVRVYVDVRRVRIFFRNYISAESARAESTHIGTLTCQKMAEEMNGSFVTCRRGKIYEATLTLPNVFYDDNVGVPTQGLTAILSGGGHHGSV; translated from the coding sequence ATGAATAAGACATTCAGACGTACGCTCAAGGTCAAGATGTTCATAGTTGTTGTGCTGGGACTTCTGACGGCGGTGATATCATTCTTTGCAGGGATGCTTGCACTGGACAGGTATGTGGCAAATGTCTACATGAGTGATGCAAATGTACAGCAGCGTTCTATGCAGCAGATCCAGAGCTTTGCCGCCTATGTGAACAGTCATTCTATGAAGGCATCTGATTCCAGGGCGCTCAGGGCGTGGCAGGGAAAGCATAAAAATGTATATATACTGATATACAACAATGATGATATAGTGTTTGATTCCCAGTGGATGATAGAAAAGCGTGGTGCATACAAGTACGTGATTACCAATTCTGTTACGGGAGAGATGGTAATCCTGATCCAGGACAATCAAGGTACCATAAGGAAGATCAGAAGACAGAACAATGGCAACAGCACAACAACAAACAAAAATAGCGGTGTTACAAAGAAACAGAGCAATGCGACAAATGGAGCGAGCGGCGGTACTGCAGTAATGGAGAAGCCGGAGACATCGGAATATGCGGAGGATACCGGGGGGCAGGAAGCGGATTATGATTTCTACCCAGTTCTGTTCAGGGATGGCGTATTCGATGTGTGCATAGTAGATTATTCGGATGACACGTTGAAAGAAGTCGGTAGGGTAGCGATATTTGTGCTCTGCAGTATGCTGTTTATAGGGATAATAATATATTATTTTGGAAGAGAGATAAGAAGACTCAGGAAACTTACCAATCAGGTCATGGATATAAAGAATGTGGACATCAATGGACCTATTACGATAAAGGGACAGGATGAGATATGTCTGCTTGCGGAGAATATAGACACTATGAGGGCAACCATCATAGAACAGCTGAGCAGAGAGAAAGAGGCATGGCAGGCAAACAGTGATTTGGTAACGGCCATGGCGCATGACATCAGAACCCCGCTCACGGTCATGGCGGGATATCTTGAGCTTATGAAGAATAAGGAATACTCCTCCCAGGAGGAACTTGATGAGTACATCAGGATAAGTTCGGAGAAGGCAGAACAGCTCAGGATGATGTCCGATAAAATGTTCAGATATTTCTATGTATATTCCAAGAGCAGTGATGAGCTTAATATGGAGACATTCCAGGCGGGACCGTTCCTCAATCAGATGCTTGGAGAGTACATGGTACTTCTCGGAGAGAATGGATACCAGTTCAATGTCGACATATCAGATAGGGAAGCGGAGATATCGGTGGATGTACAGGGGATGAAGAGGATAACCGACAATGTATTTACCAATATACGGAAATATTCAGACAAAACTAAGCCGATAGATGTTAGAGTATATGTTGATGTCCGCAGAGTAAGGATATTTTTTAGAAATTATATAAGTGCTGAGAGTGCCAGGGCAGAGAGTACACACATTGGAACATTGACATGCCAGAAGATGGCAGAGGAGATGAACGGATCGTTTGTGACATGTAGAAGGGGAAAGATCTACGAGGCGACACTTACCCTGCCGAATGTGTTCTATGACGACAATGTGGGTGTGCCGACACAGGGACTCACGGCAATATTGTCGGGAGGCGGTCATCACGGTTCAGTGTAA
- a CDS encoding DUF58 domain-containing protein, protein MKRGIIYILLILVCIYIGIINREEAYFYVAALMLAVMVCLLAGLFTRFFRTGISMQMNIPVVEKNRTFHPELTVRSNSGQVPYVSAVFKVMAAGMKKKQNSTFRQIDNENGVCQGAMSLAVSGRYEIAAADVRVYDAFHMFYIKKKIKNSANVYVLPQCYLMPINITKKTRDFVTDSDVYHADIRGDDSSEVYQVREYRPGDSVRNIHWKLTARQDEIMVRDMNKTLSCPVIICVNLNGKDCKNYGHAMSAALESMVSLSFSLIDIRVPHFIAWYDPEKMSITRYRIIKEEDVYDAAARMSYVDARSMDWYDVIGMYREKYRGEDFTSFIDVDMKGNIQCGDDRYHVKFETLKEDITHICLTV, encoded by the coding sequence ATGAAAAGAGGAATAATATATATTTTACTGATCCTGGTCTGCATATATATAGGAATCATTAATCGGGAAGAGGCTTATTTCTACGTGGCTGCACTTATGCTGGCAGTCATGGTATGCCTCCTTGCGGGGCTGTTTACCAGGTTTTTCAGGACAGGCATAAGTATGCAGATGAACATACCGGTGGTTGAGAAGAACAGAACATTTCATCCTGAACTTACCGTGAGATCGAACTCAGGTCAGGTACCTTATGTGTCAGCAGTTTTCAAGGTCATGGCAGCGGGTATGAAGAAGAAACAGAACAGCACTTTTAGGCAGATTGACAATGAAAATGGGGTATGTCAGGGGGCTATGTCCCTTGCTGTCAGCGGCAGATATGAGATCGCAGCGGCAGATGTGAGGGTGTATGATGCATTTCATATGTTCTATATAAAAAAGAAGATAAAGAACTCGGCAAATGTATATGTGTTGCCGCAGTGTTACCTTATGCCTATAAATATCACGAAAAAAACGAGAGACTTTGTGACTGACAGTGATGTATATCATGCAGATATACGGGGGGATGACTCCTCCGAAGTTTATCAGGTCAGAGAGTATAGACCGGGTGACAGTGTGAGAAATATACATTGGAAACTGACAGCGAGACAGGATGAGATAATGGTGAGAGATATGAACAAAACATTGTCGTGTCCTGTCATTATATGTGTAAACCTCAATGGAAAGGACTGCAAGAATTATGGGCATGCCATGTCGGCAGCGCTTGAGTCTATGGTATCTTTAAGTTTTTCACTTATAGATATCAGGGTACCGCATTTTATAGCGTGGTATGATCCTGAGAAAATGTCTATAACTAGGTACAGGATAATAAAAGAAGAGGATGTGTATGACGCGGCAGCTCGGATGTCCTATGTAGATGCGAGAAGTATGGATTGGTATGATGTGATAGGCATGTACAGAGAGAAGTATCGCGGCGAGGATTTCACCAGTTTTATAGATGTTGATATGAAAGGAAATATACAGTGCGGGGATGACAGATATCATGTTAAATTTGAGACATTGAAGGAAGATATTACTCATATTTGTCTCACAGTTTAG